One segment of Salvia splendens isolate huo1 chromosome 20, SspV2, whole genome shotgun sequence DNA contains the following:
- the LOC121781299 gene encoding uncharacterized protein LOC121781299, producing MEKVVRNLEKKDSSLMFREISPPHKWDQDLDFHYLRLTLPGFISSDVTLHMDKYGHLVVRGSHKITENKYLSFEETFDVPDGAGLELAEGIFEDEQIYCVTIPKSNELGQRVGPGGSGSGSESKRVKFDDQDQNRYKKNDLNERPRPSSVIETQNSSMEKIAFLIAILVAIYVAWLNR from the exons ATGGAGAAGGTGGTGAGAAATCTAGAAAAGAAAGATTCAAGCTTGATGTTCAGAGAGATTTCACCGCCACACAAATGGGATCAAGATTTAGATTTTCATTACCTGCGTTTAACTCTTCCCG GTTTTATATCATCCGACGTCACTCTGCACATGGACAAATACGGTCATCTAGTGGTGCGTGGGAGCCACAAGATAACCGAAAACAAGTACTTGAGTTTCGAGGAGACATTCGATGTTCCTGACGGGGCCGGCCTCGAGCTCGCCGAGGGAATATTCGAAGACGAACAAATATATTGTGTGACCATCCCAAAGAGCAACGAATTAGGTCAACGGGTCGGACCCGGAGGCTCCGGATCCGGCTCCGAATCCAAAAGGGTTAAATTTGACGATCAAGATCAGAACAGATACAAGAAAAATGACCTTAATGAACGACCGCGTCCATCCTCAGTTATTGAGACACAAAATTCTAGTATGGAGAAAATTGCATTTCTAATTGCAATATTAGTTGCGATATATGTTGCTTGGCTTAATCGTTAA